Proteins from one Bufo gargarizans isolate SCDJY-AF-19 chromosome 8, ASM1485885v1, whole genome shotgun sequence genomic window:
- the LOC122944503 gene encoding uncharacterized protein LOC122944503 — protein MPETITDILIYALENISKESLKNFKRKLSSFNVQSPYKKIPSSTLDDQSAKEVVDSIVRYYTTSDGADITEKVLWEINERQISQDLNKNIASAKRVQVEKTPGKGLADKLRDRTNRTSSRTRFRQHQRQKYGQENLLNSEESSHSETEPTQPRNVRRLLNMSGAENKGRRSSTPRHLGRQCQPDIQLVDLTDTDIELMVKNHEKKVETFARYVFQHLVPFDIYQSWVKNTNFDGCRGKVALPGNLRDAIVMEVGKEFTLNKENKRKIKNTINELLRNQRRGGWPILI, from the exons ATGCCGGAAACAATCACAGATATCCTGATCTATGCGCTGGAGAACATCAGCAAAGAGTCTCTAAAAAACTTCAAACGGAAACTGTCATCGTTCAATGTACAATCTCCCTATAAGAAAATACCCTCAAGTACATTGGACGATCAATCAGCAAAGGAGGTAGTTGACTCCATTGTACGGTATTATACCACCAGTGATGGAGCCGATATTACTGAGAAGGTTCTGTGGGAAATCAATGAGCGCCAAATCAGTCAGGACCTAAATAAGAATATAG cATCTGCAAAAAGGGTTCAAGTGGAGAAGACACCAGGGAAGGGTTTAG CTGACAAGCTGAGAGACAGAACAAACAGAACGTCTTCTCGTACCCGTTTTAGACAACACCAGAGACAGAAATATGGACAGGAGAATCTTCTGAATTCTGAGGAGTCTTCTCATTCTGAGACAGAACCAACACAACCTAGAAATGTACGGAGGCTTCTAAACATGAGCGGAGCAGAGAACAAGGGTCGAAGATCCTCAACTCCCAGACATCTGGGGAGACAATGTCAACCTGATATACAACTGGTTGACTTGACGGATACTGATATTGAACTTATGGTTAAGAACCATGAAAAGAAGGTGGAAACATTTGCCCGTTATGTGTTTCAACACTTGGTACCCTTTGACATTTACCAAAGCTGGgtcaaaaacacaaattttgatgGCTGTAGAGGGAAAGTTGCCCTCCCGGGTAACTTGCGAGATGCTATAGTAATGGAAGTTGGGAAAGAATTTactttaaataaagaaaataaaagaaaaattaaaaacacaatcAATGAACTCTTGAGGAACCAAAGGCGTGGTGGATGGCCCATACTGATATGA